In Plasmodium falciparum 3D7 genome assembly, chromosome: 13, the following are encoded in one genomic region:
- a CDS encoding ER membrane protein complex subunit 3, putative codes for MDALILDEQIRIYALLPIFVIVVLVCIIKSNLAQMIHPGPKTDMEKLSQNNYLSRFDLLKSNNGLLSPLAFISRKLFYNKPEVGYFNDLPEQANPFDALLKQDPSDLFGMMKNQIPFLVLQLGLGFLINLFFSGYLVAKIPFPLTYKFKSTLQMGMDIELLDMKFVSSLSWYFLVMFGSSGLISIIDYFVLQDKDRSQNNAMDNLMATHNPLAKPPGNMNNIPDLRKFFNKKKEELDNVKYEFLLENIECELLQKWE; via the exons atggatgcACTGATATTAGATGAACAAATAAGGATTTATGCCTTATTACCAATATTTGTAATTGTTGTTTtagtatgtataataaagAGTAACCTAGCTCAAATGATTCACCCAGGTCCTAAAACCGATATGGAAAAGTTAAGCCAGAA TAATTATTTATCGAGGTTTGATTTGTTAAAGTCTAATAATGGATTGCTCAGCCCTTTAGCTTTTATAAGTAGAaaacttttttataataaaccAGAAGTTGGCTATTTCAATGATTTACCTGAACAAGCTAATCCATTTGATGCACTTTTAAAACAAGACCCATCTGACTTATTTGGAATGATGAAAAATCAAATACCCTTTTTAGTTTTGCAGTTGGGTTTAggttttttaattaatttattcttCTCTGGATATTTAGTTG CAAAAATACCCTTTCCATTAACTTACAAATTTAAATCTACATTACAAATGGGTATGGATATCGAATTATTAGATATGAAATTTGTATCATCTCTTTCTTG GTATTTTCTTGTCATGTTTGGATCGAGTGGTTTAATAAGCATTATcgattattttgttcttcaAG ataagGACAGATCACAGAATAATGCCATGGATAACTTAATGGCTACTCATAATCCTTTGGCAAAAC CACCTggaaatatgaacaatatacCCGACTTGAGGAAGTtctttaataaaaagaaagaagaacTGGATAATGTG aaaTATGAATTTTTACTGGAAAATATTGAATGTGAACTTTTACAAAAATGGGAATAA
- a CDS encoding RNA-binding protein, putative — translation MRENDNTEQQISDMTTSKDEKSNNKKPHLRKAAGIVWKDPTLDEWPENDFRIFCGNLGNEVSSDILANAFRKYKSFNMAKVIRDKRNNKTKGYGFVSLSDPQDMLDALKTMNNKFIGNRPITVKRSRWKDREMNSQKNKDFDNFLKNSQLPTKKFRKFKKIVNNNAKDIHERLINKDTLN, via the exons atgagggaaaatgataatacaGAACAACAAATATCAGATATGACAACTTCAAAGGATGAAAAATCTAATAACAAAAAG CCACATTTGAGAAAAGCAGCAGGTATTGTTTGGAAGGATCCTACATTAGACGAATGGCCAGAAAATGATTTTCGAATATTCTGTGGGAATTTAGGGAATGAAGTATCGAGTGATATTCTTGCTAATGCCTTTAGAAAATATAAGTCCTTTAATATGGCCAAG GTAATAAgagataaaagaaataataagaCCAAAGGATATGGTTTCGTTTCTTTATCAGATCCTCAAGATATGTTAGATGCTTTAAAAactatgaataataaatttataggGAATAGACCTATAACCGTAAAAAGAAGTAGATGGAAAGATAGAGAAATGAATTCTCAGAAAAATAAAGACTTTGataactttttaaaaaattctcAATTACCTACAAAAAAATTTaggaaatttaaaaaaatcgtCAACAATAATGCTAAAG atATTCATGAaagattaataaataaagataccTTGAACTAA
- a CDS encoding ATP synthase-associated protein, putative yields MNVSRVLLNNSKILKRNIEFKEIFTPRWFLECPNYSRMPLWRRFFEGQYTNGSFLFFGNAWTSMFAFAFMLWYSRIFDPPPLERIDKYWLNSPKFRILSAFYNQGKRPGVKISLMTYEARYFYRGMDHPFTINEIKDLWFKLKENYLIESVPAIQYPYVFRQYNNISSPSDLHVHLH; encoded by the coding sequence ATGAATGTATCAAGggtattattaaataactctaaaatattaaagaGGAATATTGaatttaaagaaatatttacaCCTAGATGGTTTTTAGAATGTCCTAATTATAGTCGCATGCCATTATGGAGAAGATTTTTTGAAGGACAGTATACAAATggatcttttttattttttggaaATGCATGGACATCAATGTTTGCTTTTGCATTTATGTTATGGTATTCAAGAATTTTTGATCCTCCCCCTTTAGAAAGAATAGATAAATACTGGTTAAATTCACCGAAATTTCGTATTTTATCTGCTTTTTATAATCAAGGTAAAAGACCAGGGGTTAAAATATCTTTGATGACTTACGAAGCAAGATATTTTTACAGAGGTATGGATCATCCATTTACtataaatgaaattaaaGATTTATGGttcaaattaaaagaaaattactTAATAGAAAGTGTACCAGCTATTCAATATCCTTATGTTTTTAGGCAATACAATAATATCTCATCCCCATCAGATTTACACGTCCACCtacattaa